One window of the Klebsiella sp. WP3-W18-ESBL-02 genome contains the following:
- a CDS encoding AIDA repeat-containing protein, protein MNRAYRIVWSAARQAWIVTSEKAGSGGRPPLAVKNVAGALILLGLAGTAAAETYSGSEVTYYTPLTLNVGDTATSASVSSGGTLNVNSGGLASSSNVGGELFYGYYPPVINVNNGGAAANTVVNSGGHLNVNNGGTATSTTLNSGGFLNVAAGGNASGISQASGGALQTYANATLSGTNALGGFTVSNGVASHLLLENGGILYVANAQSAVNTTLRSGGALRVDDGGTATQVVQSAGGALQTYTGATVSGTNTLGGFSVSGGTASNVLLENGGFLYVENTHSAVSTTLRAGGTLTVTNGGTASSVSQSSGGALQVYTGATVSGTHALGAFSVSNGLAENLLLENGGFVQVMSGNQASDTIVNWGGTAYVNSGGSAVSTTVNSGGALRVYNGGFADSISQLSGGALQINTGATVSGTNVLGAFSVSSGHAHNVLLENGGAMFVETGHSASDTVIRQGGAQYVSNGGSAMGTAIEAGGMLVVYDNGSASTVAQSSGGALQTYTGATVSGTNALGGFSVSGGHASNVLLENGGRLFVEAGGDATGSVLGYGGIQDVLNGGSAVSTTVQAGGYEQVYSGGSTSATLVSGGTQYIMGGGIASGTTVNGYGTLNNYGSAISSVINSGTLYVQNGGRTTSSVVKAGGSEYVNYGGVTSSTTVSAGASQYVAVGGSASSTTLSGGIQTVYGNATSTVVTSGGGQYIYSGGTASDTTVNLGVVNVASGGTALRTAVNSGGAMYVLSGSTVTSTVVSGGVQYINNGAVATATSVSDNGWAVVSSGGALNSASVNSGGTLSVFSGGVATGPTVNAGGVIAVADGGNASGVFQAAGAALQASTRAAIAGTNALGAFSVSGGQANNVLLENGGALTVKSGDISHGTVVNAGGSENVYGVAQGTIVNANGALSVFSGGTALQATINSGGSLSVSRGGVASDTTVAAGGLLNIAEGAILTLANNSFVNEGITTYDTSTSASLNTNLTGSGQLTKNGTGTLTLGGSLSQSQVNLNAGSLVMDGLLATTDIIALAGTSLSLINSATLTGIIDPTDVTIDSSSTWNITGDSLVDNLTNAGNIVFVPSQGTFTPHTLTATNLIGNGGTITLNTVAGDSSSPIDKVVIDGGSATGSTGLRVLNRGGLGAQTTGNGIAVVQAINGATTGTGAFSLKQPLVAGAYAYSLYRNGDQSWYLTSQQVQPGQASASTGPVNYRAAMWSYAAMPVLSMDYDRLVAGSSDTRFRYAPDSRIWGRVAAGKLSHPDSGSLTGASVPESSGTYSFLQLGGDLWQLDGANADWRAGVYGATGLLRSDVWRDIGSAHAGTDRDTVYTGGAYLSGRSHDGLHVEGVLQASRHSLSASSNDNTRLSTHGTGWLASAEIGQSFSVSPALALEPQLQYTVQGVNLNDGQDEVAALSWRDSRQQSVRAGLKVGTQQDAKAKLAWWVTPSVTQSFGGHSGFTASAPGVSASDASFRSNLSGTSVGLNGGVNARIRQNVTLGVQGGWSESLHGSEAGGYYGLVNLGVSFR, encoded by the coding sequence ATGAACAGAGCGTACAGGATCGTCTGGAGTGCAGCACGCCAGGCGTGGATAGTGACATCAGAGAAGGCGGGAAGCGGCGGGCGTCCGCCGCTGGCGGTGAAAAACGTCGCCGGGGCGCTGATACTATTGGGCTTAGCCGGCACCGCCGCAGCGGAGACGTACAGTGGTTCAGAGGTGACCTATTACACCCCTCTGACGCTTAACGTCGGGGATACGGCGACCAGCGCCTCCGTGTCAAGCGGGGGAACGCTCAATGTCAACAGCGGCGGCCTGGCGAGCAGTAGCAACGTCGGCGGCGAGTTATTTTACGGTTATTATCCGCCGGTGATTAACGTCAATAACGGCGGCGCGGCCGCGAACACCGTCGTGAATTCTGGCGGCCATCTGAACGTCAACAATGGCGGCACGGCAACCAGCACCACGTTGAATTCCGGCGGTTTTCTTAACGTTGCCGCTGGCGGGAATGCGTCCGGTATCAGCCAGGCTTCGGGCGGCGCCCTGCAGACTTATGCCAATGCCACCCTCAGTGGCACCAATGCGCTCGGTGGATTTACCGTCAGCAATGGGGTAGCCAGTCATTTGCTGTTGGAAAATGGCGGGATTCTGTATGTGGCGAACGCACAATCAGCCGTTAACACCACATTGCGGTCAGGCGGGGCGCTGCGGGTCGATGATGGCGGGACGGCAACACAGGTTGTGCAGTCCGCCGGCGGCGCACTGCAGACTTATACCGGTGCAACGGTAAGCGGCACAAACACCCTGGGCGGATTTTCCGTCAGCGGGGGGACGGCAAGCAACGTCCTGCTGGAAAACGGTGGTTTCCTGTATGTGGAAAATACCCACTCGGCGGTCAGTACCACACTCCGGGCTGGCGGCACGCTGACCGTGACTAATGGCGGCACGGCAAGCAGCGTGAGCCAGTCTTCAGGCGGCGCGCTGCAGGTCTATACCGGGGCGACCGTCAGTGGAACCCATGCGCTCGGTGCTTTTTCGGTCAGTAACGGGCTGGCTGAAAATCTGCTGCTTGAAAACGGCGGCTTCGTACAGGTTATGTCCGGGAATCAGGCATCCGACACGATCGTTAACTGGGGCGGTACCGCTTATGTTAACAGCGGTGGATCCGCCGTCAGCACTACCGTCAATTCCGGTGGCGCACTCAGAGTTTATAATGGCGGCTTTGCAGACAGTATTTCGCAGCTGTCAGGCGGTGCGCTGCAAATTAATACCGGCGCCACCGTGAGCGGGACTAACGTGCTGGGCGCGTTTTCTGTTAGCAGCGGCCATGCTCACAACGTGCTGCTGGAAAATGGCGGCGCGATGTTTGTCGAAACCGGCCACAGCGCCTCCGATACCGTCATCAGACAAGGCGGCGCGCAGTACGTCAGCAACGGCGGTTCGGCGATGGGCACCGCCATTGAAGCGGGCGGTATGCTGGTGGTCTATGACAATGGTTCCGCGTCGACGGTCGCGCAATCCTCCGGTGGCGCGCTGCAAACCTATACGGGCGCAACCGTAAGCGGAACGAACGCCCTCGGGGGATTCTCCGTCAGCGGCGGGCATGCAAGCAATGTGCTGCTGGAAAATGGCGGCCGGTTGTTTGTGGAAGCCGGTGGGGATGCCACGGGTAGCGTACTTGGCTATGGCGGTATACAAGACGTCCTTAACGGCGGGTCTGCGGTCAGCACCACGGTTCAGGCCGGCGGCTATGAACAGGTGTATTCGGGGGGCTCAACCAGCGCCACGCTCGTTTCGGGCGGCACGCAGTACATCATGGGCGGCGGCATCGCTTCCGGGACCACCGTTAACGGCTATGGAACCCTGAACAACTACGGTTCGGCGATCTCGTCGGTGATTAACAGCGGTACGTTATATGTCCAGAATGGGGGGCGCACAACATCTTCAGTCGTGAAGGCTGGCGGATCGGAATACGTCAATTATGGCGGCGTCACGTCATCGACCACGGTCAGCGCGGGGGCTTCACAGTATGTTGCCGTGGGCGGGTCTGCGTCATCGACTACGTTGTCCGGAGGCATTCAGACCGTCTATGGCAATGCCACTTCAACGGTCGTGACCTCGGGCGGTGGGCAGTACATTTACAGCGGCGGGACCGCCTCTGACACCACGGTTAACCTCGGTGTAGTGAACGTTGCCAGCGGCGGTACGGCACTGCGTACTGCCGTCAATTCCGGCGGCGCCATGTACGTCCTTTCTGGCAGCACCGTGACCTCCACCGTGGTTTCCGGCGGGGTGCAATATATTAACAATGGCGCGGTGGCCACGGCGACAAGCGTGAGTGACAACGGATGGGCGGTGGTCAGCAGCGGCGGGGCACTCAATAGCGCGAGCGTGAATTCGGGCGGTACGCTCAGCGTCTTTTCCGGCGGCGTAGCAACCGGGCCGACGGTCAACGCTGGCGGCGTGATTGCTGTTGCTGATGGTGGCAACGCTTCGGGCGTGTTCCAGGCCGCAGGCGCGGCTTTACAGGCCAGTACCCGTGCTGCGATCGCCGGTACCAATGCGCTCGGTGCATTTTCTGTCAGCGGCGGTCAGGCGAATAATGTGCTGCTGGAGAACGGCGGCGCGCTGACCGTAAAATCAGGCGATATCTCTCACGGCACGGTAGTGAATGCCGGCGGTAGCGAAAACGTCTACGGCGTCGCGCAGGGTACCATCGTGAATGCGAACGGGGCATTATCCGTATTCAGCGGCGGCACGGCGTTGCAGGCGACAATCAACAGCGGTGGTTCGCTGTCGGTCAGCCGTGGCGGGGTGGCATCGGATACCACCGTGGCGGCGGGGGGGCTGCTGAATATCGCCGAAGGCGCTATCCTGACGCTGGCCAATAACAGCTTTGTGAACGAAGGCATCACCACCTACGACACCAGCACCAGCGCCTCATTGAACACCAACCTCACCGGCAGCGGTCAGTTGACCAAAAACGGCACCGGTACGCTGACGCTGGGCGGCTCGCTGAGCCAGTCGCAGGTCAACCTCAATGCCGGTTCGCTGGTGATGGACGGGCTGTTGGCCACTACGGATATTATTGCTCTGGCCGGTACCTCACTCTCGCTGATTAACAGCGCCACCCTGACGGGGATTATTGACCCGACGGACGTGACGATTGACAGCAGCAGTACCTGGAACATCACCGGCGACTCGCTGGTGGACAACCTGACCAACGCCGGTAACATTGTGTTTGTGCCGTCCCAGGGCACCTTCACGCCGCACACGCTTACCGCAACCAACCTTATTGGTAACGGCGGCACCATCACGCTCAATACCGTGGCGGGCGACAGCAGTTCACCGATAGATAAAGTGGTGATCGACGGCGGCAGTGCCACCGGCAGCACCGGTTTGCGCGTGCTTAACCGCGGCGGGCTGGGCGCACAGACCACCGGCAACGGCATTGCCGTCGTTCAGGCCATCAACGGTGCCACCACTGGCACGGGGGCATTCAGCCTTAAACAGCCGCTGGTGGCGGGCGCTTACGCTTACAGTCTGTATCGAAATGGCGACCAGAGCTGGTACCTGACTTCGCAGCAGGTTCAGCCGGGGCAAGCCTCCGCGTCAACGGGGCCGGTAAACTACCGCGCGGCGATGTGGAGCTATGCGGCGATGCCGGTGCTGTCAATGGACTATGACCGCCTGGTGGCGGGCTCGTCAGATACCCGCTTCCGCTATGCGCCGGACAGTCGCATTTGGGGACGCGTGGCGGCCGGTAAGCTGAGCCACCCTGACAGCGGTAGCCTCACGGGCGCAAGCGTGCCGGAAAGCAGCGGCACCTACAGTTTCCTCCAGTTAGGCGGCGATCTGTGGCAACTTGACGGCGCGAACGCCGACTGGCGCGCGGGTGTTTACGGTGCCACCGGTCTGCTGCGCAGTGACGTATGGCGCGATATCGGTAGCGCCCATGCGGGTACGGATCGGGATACGGTGTACACGGGCGGTGCGTACCTCTCGGGCCGTAGCCATGACGGTCTGCACGTGGAAGGCGTATTGCAGGCCAGCCGTCATAGCCTGAGCGCGTCCTCTAATGACAACACTCGTCTCTCTACTCACGGTACGGGCTGGCTGGCCTCTGCGGAAATAGGGCAGTCGTTCTCCGTCAGCCCGGCTCTGGCGCTGGAACCGCAGCTCCAGTATACGGTGCAGGGGGTCAACCTGAACGACGGTCAGGACGAGGTCGCCGCGCTTAGCTGGCGCGACAGCCGTCAGCAGTCGGTGCGGGCGGGTCTGAAGGTGGGCACACAGCAGGACGCGAAGGCAAAACTGGCATGGTGGGTGACACCATCGGTGACGCAGTCGTTTGGCGGGCACAGCGGATTCACGGCGTCGGCGCCAGGCGTGTCAGCGTCTGACGCATCGTTCCGCAGTAACCTGTCTGGCACCAGCGTAGGGCTGAACGGTGGCGTGAATGCGCGCATTCGTCAGAACGTGACGCTGGGCGTGCAGGGCGGTTGGTCTGAATCACTGCACGGTAGCGAAGCGGGTGGCTACTACGGTCTGGTGAATCTGGGCGTGTCGTTCCGTTAA
- a CDS encoding diguanylate cyclase: MRIATITNWAYGATVCLTIASGIVMLMASNADNHERQAVAQRQVFDQLTDEVDNDAWAQSDLARLYVVSKDPDLLKEYRQRETRLKNVEQRLSKLKDAGATEEELALLHEGVLIVDALQDEQQTALNSMAQGDTSHAMALLYSKIYEQELDRAQERIDHFRQLLDNRARNAIDDATQASRTLRTLSEVMVGLTALLFLFVLGFILKRRVLRPVERLSDVIHRLASQDYAVEPPNFNQIDEIGDMAQAIRIFRENGLIRQRLEKERDASWAIRELLARMTQRLQGCENFDDVVKVAELFAPNIAPGVSGRLFILDREPWQMRCVAEWLSPQGAPTPFHPDECWAVRRGQSHPPVHGEPDIGCYHLPGSCLNHTLCVPLIAQGEAIGLLSFQNVSEETVPWRAYLELMAEALGLAFANQRLRDALLEKALYDPLTGLRNRHHLDDTLGTLLGHAMRSQEPLSCLMIDIDHFKLINDRFGHEAGDAVIKSVAAIIQRVVRDSGTAFRYGGEEFLVLLSNMDEEDASRVATDIYNGVREMALRFAGTDIGHVDVSIGVASYPEHVQSDNLLRAADVALYRAKELGRARIVSFGMLEAG; the protein is encoded by the coding sequence GTGAGAATTGCCACAATAACAAACTGGGCTTACGGCGCGACGGTGTGCCTGACAATCGCCTCCGGCATTGTCATGCTGATGGCCTCTAACGCGGATAATCACGAACGCCAGGCGGTGGCGCAGCGCCAGGTGTTTGACCAACTGACCGACGAAGTGGACAACGATGCCTGGGCGCAGTCCGACCTTGCGCGGCTGTATGTGGTCAGCAAAGACCCGGACCTGCTGAAGGAATATCGCCAGAGGGAAACGCGGCTGAAAAACGTTGAACAGCGGCTGTCTAAACTCAAGGATGCTGGTGCGACGGAGGAGGAGCTGGCCCTGCTGCACGAAGGCGTGCTGATTGTGGATGCGCTCCAGGACGAGCAGCAGACGGCGCTCAACAGCATGGCGCAGGGCGACACCTCACATGCGATGGCGCTGCTGTACAGCAAGATTTATGAACAGGAGCTGGATCGCGCGCAGGAGCGTATCGACCATTTTCGCCAGCTGCTCGACAATCGCGCGCGCAACGCTATTGATGATGCGACCCAGGCTTCCCGCACGCTGCGTACGCTGTCTGAGGTGATGGTCGGGCTGACGGCGCTGCTGTTCCTGTTTGTGCTGGGCTTTATTCTGAAGCGCCGGGTGCTCCGGCCCGTCGAGCGTCTGAGCGATGTCATCCACCGGCTGGCGTCGCAGGATTACGCCGTCGAACCGCCCAACTTTAATCAGATTGATGAAATTGGCGATATGGCGCAGGCCATCCGCATTTTTCGCGAGAACGGGCTGATACGCCAGCGGCTGGAGAAGGAGCGCGACGCCAGCTGGGCGATACGCGAACTGCTGGCGCGTATGACCCAACGGCTCCAGGGCTGCGAGAATTTTGACGATGTGGTTAAGGTGGCGGAACTGTTCGCGCCAAACATCGCGCCGGGCGTGTCCGGGCGGCTGTTCATCCTTGACCGGGAGCCCTGGCAAATGCGCTGCGTGGCGGAATGGCTTTCTCCGCAGGGGGCGCCAACGCCTTTCCATCCGGATGAATGCTGGGCCGTGCGGCGTGGGCAGAGCCATCCGCCGGTGCACGGTGAACCGGATATTGGTTGTTACCATCTGCCGGGATCCTGTCTTAACCATACGCTATGCGTGCCGCTGATTGCGCAGGGTGAGGCGATTGGCCTGCTGTCTTTCCAGAATGTCAGCGAGGAAACCGTCCCGTGGCGCGCCTATCTCGAGCTGATGGCGGAGGCGCTCGGCCTGGCGTTCGCCAACCAGCGGCTGCGCGACGCGCTGCTGGAAAAAGCGCTCTATGACCCGCTCACCGGGCTGCGTAACCGCCACCATCTCGACGACACGCTGGGGACGCTGTTGGGCCACGCGATGCGCAGCCAGGAGCCGCTAAGCTGCCTGATGATTGATATCGACCACTTTAAGCTCATCAACGACCGCTTTGGCCACGAAGCGGGCGATGCCGTGATTAAAAGCGTTGCGGCGATTATTCAGCGCGTGGTGCGCGACAGTGGGACAGCCTTCCGCTATGGAGGTGAAGAGTTTCTGGTACTGCTCAGCAACATGGATGAAGAAGACGCAAGCCGGGTGGCGACCGATATTTATAACGGCGTACGCGAAATGGCGCTGCGCTTCGCTGGTACCGATATCGGCCATGTGGATGTCTCGATTGGCGTTGCCAGCTATCCCGAACATGTGCAGAGCGACAATTTGCTGCGTGCCGCCGACGTTGCGCTGTATCGCGCAAAAGAGCTGGGCCGGGCGCGGATTGTGAGTTTTGGCATGCTGGAAGCAGGGTGA
- a CDS encoding AI-2E family transporter, which produces MRFNGLTKGFFIFILALVTWAFFDILSPYFSAILWAAILTVVFNPVKNKLRSMMGDRNGLASLVTIVIICLIVFIPLMAILSSLALELNVVYTKLQQNNARFPETIASIFSHLPRWARGFLVEHNLDNVAQIQKKLSELALQGGQYLAGSAFLIGKGTFGFAISFGIMLYLLFFLLKDGPYLVTRILDSLPLTDFVKQHLFAKFVGVTRATVKGTAVVAVVQGTLGGIAFAIVDIDGSVLWGALMAFLSLVPAVGSAIIWVPAAIFLFSTGQLWQGLFIVGFFVIIVGLVDNILRPLLVGKDTKMPDYLILITTIGGMEIYGINGFVIGPLIAALFLACWNLFSGRDHAGNVEGLDEEFIAEGKNPPEA; this is translated from the coding sequence ATGCGATTTAACGGCTTGACCAAAGGCTTTTTCATTTTCATTCTGGCCCTCGTTACCTGGGCATTTTTCGATATCCTTTCACCTTATTTCTCCGCCATTTTGTGGGCGGCTATCCTTACCGTGGTGTTTAACCCGGTGAAAAATAAGCTGCGCAGCATGATGGGCGATCGCAATGGCCTGGCGTCGCTGGTGACCATTGTGATCATCTGCCTGATTGTCTTTATCCCGCTGATGGCCATTCTGTCGTCGCTGGCGCTGGAGCTGAACGTGGTGTACACCAAGCTTCAGCAAAACAACGCGCGGTTCCCGGAGACGATCGCCAGTATTTTCTCGCATCTGCCGCGCTGGGCGAGGGGCTTCCTGGTCGAACACAACCTGGATAATGTGGCGCAGATCCAGAAAAAATTGTCCGAATTGGCCCTGCAGGGCGGGCAGTATCTTGCCGGCAGCGCGTTTCTGATTGGTAAGGGGACGTTCGGTTTCGCCATCAGCTTCGGTATCATGCTCTATCTGCTGTTCTTCCTGCTCAAAGATGGCCCGTATCTGGTGACCCGCATTCTGGATTCACTGCCGCTGACCGATTTCGTGAAGCAGCACCTGTTTGCCAAATTTGTTGGCGTGACGCGGGCCACGGTCAAGGGCACGGCGGTAGTTGCGGTGGTGCAGGGGACGCTCGGCGGTATCGCCTTTGCCATTGTTGATATCGACGGCAGCGTTCTGTGGGGCGCGCTGATGGCGTTTCTCTCGCTGGTGCCTGCCGTTGGATCGGCCATTATCTGGGTGCCCGCGGCTATCTTCCTGTTCTCCACGGGGCAGCTTTGGCAGGGGCTGTTTATCGTTGGCTTCTTCGTGATTATTGTCGGGCTGGTGGACAATATTCTTCGCCCGCTGCTGGTGGGCAAAGATACCAAAATGCCGGATTACCTGATTCTTATCACCACCATCGGCGGTATGGAAATCTACGGTATTAACGGTTTTGTGATTGGGCCGCTGATTGCCGCGCTGTTCCTCGCCTGCTGGAACCTGTTTTCCGGGCGCGACCACGCGGGCAACGTTGAAGGTCTGGACGAAGAGTTTATTGCGGAAGGCAAAAATCCCCCGGAAGCATAA
- a CDS encoding autotransporter strand-loop-strand O-heptosyltransferase — protein sequence MPESIPATDVTASFSAPAEAASYPFVLPPERPAIAGPCGIFYDFNDGARLLLPEGRWRVVLLDDDSGNILFRCETGAGWVTSAKKYFVRFRLQVWRAEDNALLLDEALNLEGRDVLISFPTGTLGDLLGWFHYAERFRLLHGCRLECSMAPNIIALLEAQYPDIHFSPPDAVRQRAPYATYRVGLFFGGNDTHQPIDFRQVGFHRIAGYILGVDPTEAPPRLNLSAPRTIEQPYVCIAVQSTCQAKFWNNGHGWTEVVAHLKSLGYRVLCIDREPTTGHGFVWNHIPYGAEDFTGALPLQARVDLLRHASFFIGLASGLSWLAWAAKIPVVLISGFSLPNAEFYTPWRVFSSHGCNGCWDSLHETFDHKDFFWCPRHKGTERQYECTRLITGKQVSGVADRLHAQLRGE from the coding sequence ATGCCCGAATCAATACCTGCCACTGATGTTACGGCCTCATTTTCCGCGCCCGCTGAAGCGGCCTCTTATCCGTTTGTTCTTCCGCCTGAAAGGCCAGCTATTGCCGGGCCGTGCGGCATTTTTTACGACTTCAACGACGGCGCGCGCTTACTGTTGCCCGAAGGGCGATGGCGGGTTGTGCTGCTCGATGACGATTCCGGCAACATTCTGTTTCGCTGCGAAACCGGCGCGGGCTGGGTCACTTCGGCAAAGAAATACTTTGTTCGTTTTCGCCTTCAGGTCTGGCGCGCGGAAGATAACGCGTTGCTGCTGGATGAAGCGCTTAATCTCGAAGGTCGCGACGTGCTGATCTCCTTTCCCACCGGCACGCTGGGCGACCTGCTGGGCTGGTTCCACTACGCGGAGCGCTTCCGCCTGCTGCATGGCTGCCGACTTGAGTGTTCTATGGCGCCTAACATCATTGCGCTGCTGGAAGCCCAGTATCCGGATATTCACTTTTCGCCGCCGGATGCCGTCCGGCAGAGGGCGCCTTATGCGACCTACCGCGTGGGGCTGTTTTTTGGCGGTAATGATACGCATCAGCCCATCGATTTTCGTCAGGTCGGCTTTCACCGCATCGCGGGGTACATCCTTGGGGTTGACCCCACGGAAGCACCGCCTCGTCTTAATCTCAGCGCGCCGCGCACCATTGAGCAGCCCTACGTTTGCATCGCCGTGCAGTCGACCTGCCAGGCCAAGTTCTGGAACAACGGCCACGGCTGGACGGAGGTGGTGGCCCACCTGAAATCGCTTGGCTATCGGGTGCTGTGTATTGACCGTGAGCCCACCACCGGGCACGGCTTCGTCTGGAACCACATCCCCTACGGCGCAGAAGACTTCACCGGGGCCCTGCCGCTGCAGGCGCGGGTTGATCTGCTTCGCCACGCCAGCTTCTTTATCGGCCTGGCCAGCGGGCTGTCGTGGCTTGCCTGGGCGGCAAAAATACCGGTGGTGCTGATTAGCGGCTTCAGCCTGCCGAACGCCGAGTTTTACACCCCCTGGCGCGTGTTCAGCAGCCACGGCTGCAACGGCTGCTGGGACAGCCTGCATGAGACCTTTGATCATAAAGACTTTTTCTGGTGCCCGCGCCATAAAGGCACGGAACGTCAGTACGAGTGCACCCGTCTGATCACCGGAAAACAGGTCAGCGGCGTGGCTGACCGGCTCCACGCGCAGCTGCGCGGTGAGTAA
- a CDS encoding DUF1852 domain-containing protein produces MNTDFTFAITRSRFDENYNPSENTRITTNFANLARGENRQQNLRNTLIMIDNRFNTLAHWDNPQGDRYAVELDIISVEMKIAGSAFPAIEILQTNIIDKKTNERIAGLAGNNFSSYVRDYDFSVLLLGHNKDREQFSLPAHFGDLHGNIFKHFVQSAEYRAQFKKPPVICLSVSNKNAYQRTGNQHPVLGIEYQQHGTSLTETYFSKMGLQVRYFMPKNSAAPLAFFFTGDLLGDYSDLELIGTIATMETFQKIYRPEIYNANSAAGLHYQPNLSHEDHSLTKIVYDREERSRLAIEQGKFTEEHFIKPYKKILEQWSANYAR; encoded by the coding sequence ATGAATACAGATTTCACCTTTGCCATTACGCGCAGCCGTTTTGATGAAAACTATAATCCGTCAGAAAACACGCGCATTACCACCAACTTTGCCAATCTGGCGCGGGGTGAGAACCGTCAGCAGAATTTACGCAATACGCTAATCATGATCGACAATCGCTTTAATACGTTAGCGCATTGGGATAATCCGCAAGGCGATCGTTATGCCGTCGAGCTGGATATCATTTCCGTAGAAATGAAGATTGCGGGCAGCGCTTTCCCGGCAATCGAGATCCTGCAAACCAATATTATTGATAAAAAGACCAACGAACGCATTGCGGGCCTCGCCGGCAACAACTTCTCGTCTTATGTGCGCGACTATGACTTTAGCGTCTTATTGTTAGGCCACAATAAAGACCGCGAGCAGTTTAGCCTGCCAGCACATTTTGGCGATCTGCACGGCAATATCTTCAAGCATTTCGTGCAGTCTGCAGAATACCGCGCGCAGTTTAAAAAGCCGCCGGTAATCTGCCTGAGCGTATCGAACAAAAACGCCTATCAGCGTACCGGCAACCAGCACCCGGTGCTCGGCATCGAATACCAGCAGCACGGAACGTCATTAACCGAAACGTACTTCAGCAAGATGGGCCTGCAGGTGCGCTACTTTATGCCCAAAAACAGCGCCGCCCCGCTGGCCTTCTTCTTTACCGGCGATTTGCTGGGCGATTACAGCGATCTTGAGCTGATTGGCACCATCGCCACCATGGAAACCTTCCAGAAGATTTATCGCCCGGAGATTTATAACGCCAACTCGGCGGCAGGCCTGCACTATCAGCCGAACCTGAGCCACGAGGATCATTCGTTAACCAAAATTGTTTACGACCGGGAAGAGCGCAGCCGTCTGGCGATTGAACAGGGCAAGTTTACCGAAGAGCATTTCATTAAACCGTACAAGAAAATTCTTGAGCAATGGTCTGCTAACTACGCACGTTAA
- a CDS encoding methionine synthase gives MKTLLPTSTAGSLPKPSWLAQPETLWSPWKLQNEELILGKQDALRLSLDDQLRAGIDIVSDGEQTRQHFVTTFIEHLSGVDFEKREVVKIRNRYDASVPTVVGAVERKKPVFVDDARYLRQLTKQPIKWALPGPMTMIDTLYDAHYKSREKLAWEFAKILNQEARELEAAGVDIIQFDEPAFNVFFDEVNDWGIAALERAIEGLKCETAVHICYGYGIKANTDWKKTLGSEWRQYEEAFPKLQASNIDIISLECHNSRVPMDLLALIRGKKVMVGAIDVANHAVETPEEVADTLRKALQFVDADKLYPSTNCGMAPLPRHVAQGKLNALSAGAEIIRRELTAK, from the coding sequence ATGAAAACATTGCTCCCGACTTCAACGGCTGGCAGCTTACCGAAACCGTCCTGGCTTGCGCAGCCGGAAACGCTGTGGTCGCCGTGGAAATTACAGAACGAAGAGCTGATTCTCGGCAAACAGGATGCGCTGCGTTTATCGCTGGACGACCAGCTGCGCGCGGGCATTGATATTGTCAGCGACGGCGAGCAAACCCGTCAGCACTTTGTTACCACGTTTATTGAGCACCTCAGCGGCGTGGATTTTGAAAAACGCGAAGTGGTGAAAATTCGTAATCGCTATGACGCCAGCGTGCCCACGGTGGTTGGCGCCGTCGAGCGTAAAAAACCGGTGTTCGTGGATGACGCGCGCTATTTACGTCAGCTCACCAAGCAGCCGATAAAATGGGCGCTGCCGGGGCCGATGACCATGATCGATACCCTTTACGACGCCCACTACAAAAGCCGCGAAAAGCTGGCGTGGGAATTTGCCAAAATCCTCAACCAGGAAGCCCGCGAGCTGGAAGCCGCCGGCGTCGATATTATCCAGTTTGACGAGCCGGCGTTTAACGTTTTCTTCGATGAGGTCAACGACTGGGGCATCGCAGCCTTAGAGCGGGCGATTGAAGGGCTGAAATGCGAAACGGCCGTGCACATCTGCTACGGCTACGGCATTAAAGCCAACACCGACTGGAAAAAGACGCTGGGCAGCGAGTGGCGTCAATACGAAGAAGCGTTTCCGAAGCTGCAGGCATCGAATATCGATATCATCTCGCTGGAGTGCCATAACTCCCGCGTACCGATGGATCTGCTGGCGCTGATTCGCGGCAAGAAGGTGATGGTCGGCGCAATTGATGTCGCCAACCACGCCGTCGAGACGCCGGAGGAAGTCGCCGATACCCTACGCAAAGCCCTGCAGTTCGTTGATGCCGATAAACTCTACCCATCAACCAACTGCGGCATGGCACCGCTGCCGCGCCACGTGGCCCAGGGCAAGCTGAATGCGCTCAGCGCGGGGGCGGAGATCATTCGCCGGGAACTGACGGCGAAATAA